One part of the Humulus lupulus chromosome 9, drHumLupu1.1, whole genome shotgun sequence genome encodes these proteins:
- the LOC133799891 gene encoding calcium-dependent protein kinase 1-like codes for MDFESEQGIFEEVLHGDLDFSTDPWPRISKGAKDLVRKMLIRDPKRWISAHDVLCHPWVQVGGVAPDKPLDSAILSLLKQFSAMNKLKKMAIRVIAESLSEEEIAGLKEMFKMIDTDSSGQITFEELKASLKRFGANLKESEIYDLMQAADVDNSGTINYGEFVAATLHLNKIEREDHLFAAFSYFDKDGSGYITQDELQHACEEFGVEDVRLEEMMQEVDQDNVSISLMIILLLHQLNGCKLKFRYLKSCFPCIGHMIIQILF; via the exons ATGGATT TTG AGAGCGAGCAAGGGATATTTGAAGAAGTATTACATGGTGACCTAGACTTTTCAACAGACCCATGGCCTAGAATTTCTAAAGGTGCCAAAGATTTAGTAAGGAAAATGCTTATTCGAGATCCCAAAAGGTGGATATCTGCACATGATGTTTTGT GCCATCCCTGGGTTCAAGTTGGTGGTGTGGCTCCTGACAAGCCTCTCGATTCTGCAATATTAAGTCTATTGAAGCAATTCTCTGCAATGAACAAGCTCAAGAAAATGGCTATTAGA GTAATTGCAGAGAGCTTATCTGAAGAAGAAATTGCTGGCCTAAAAGAAATGTTCAAAATGATAGACACTGACAGTAGTGGTCAAATCACTTTTGAAGAACTTAAGGCTAGTTTGAAAAGATTTGGAGCTAATCTTAAGGAATCTGaaatttatgatttaatgcaaGCA GCAGATGTAGATAACAGTGGAACAATTAATTATGGAGAGTTTGTAGCAGCCACTTTGCATTTAAACAAAATTGAGAGAGAAGATCATTTGTTCGCGGCATTTTCATACTTCGATAAAGATGGAAGTGGCTACATTACTCAAGACGAGCTTCAACATGCTTGCGAGGAGTTTGGTGTAGAGGACGTCCGGCTAGAAGAAATGATGCAAGAAGTTGATCAGGATAATGTGAGTATTTCTCTGATGATTATTCTGTTACTGCACCAATTGAATGGCTGTAAATTAAAATTCAGATATTTAAAGAGTTGTTTTCCTTGCATAGGGCATATGatcattcaaattttattttGA